Proteins found in one Paenibacillus sp. FSL R10-2782 genomic segment:
- a CDS encoding 3-hydroxyacyl-CoA dehydrogenase NAD-binding domain-containing protein: MQFKKIGVIGGGTMGQGISEMLASKGIDVLLVEQTPEKLDYAYNMIETSLDKQLEKWAITQAEKKLILSRIQKVSHLAELGSCDMVIETITENLDEKKAVFQELDHVCPSNIILASNTSTLSLTELASSTKYPERVIGMHFIYPVSRIDLVEIIRGLKTSDDTFENTKMFVEEIVEKRGVMIYESPGFVTSRIICLLINEAAHVLQEGVASAEDIDDAMRIGYSFQNGPLEMADRFGLDSVLAALERMFREFGELKYRPSIVLKKMVRAGNLGVKSGEGFFKYDKDGDRI, encoded by the coding sequence ATGCAATTTAAAAAAATCGGCGTCATCGGCGGCGGCACCATGGGACAGGGTATTTCTGAAATGCTCGCGTCCAAAGGAATTGATGTGCTGTTGGTAGAGCAGACACCAGAGAAACTAGACTACGCCTACAATATGATTGAAACGAGTCTGGACAAGCAACTGGAAAAGTGGGCAATCACACAAGCGGAGAAAAAATTGATTTTATCCCGCATCCAGAAAGTTTCCCATTTGGCTGAGCTCGGCAGTTGTGACATGGTCATTGAGACCATTACAGAAAATCTGGACGAGAAGAAAGCTGTTTTCCAAGAGCTGGACCATGTGTGTCCAAGCAACATTATTCTTGCAAGTAATACATCCACGCTGAGCCTGACCGAGCTTGCCAGCTCGACCAAGTATCCTGAGCGTGTTATTGGCATGCACTTTATCTATCCGGTATCCCGCATTGATCTTGTAGAAATTATTCGTGGTTTGAAAACTTCCGACGATACATTTGAAAACACCAAGATGTTCGTTGAAGAAATAGTGGAGAAAAGAGGGGTTATGATTTATGAATCCCCAGGCTTCGTAACAAGCCGTATCATCTGCCTGCTGATCAATGAAGCGGCTCACGTTCTTCAAGAGGGCGTTGCTTCTGCTGAAGATATCGACGATGCTATGCGAATCGGCTACAGCTTCCAAAACGGTCCTTTGGAAATGGCTGACCGCTTTGGTCTGGATTCCGTTTTGGCTGCTCTGGAGCGTATGTTCCGTGAATTCGGCGAATTAAAATATCGTCCGTCCATCGTCCTGAAGAAAATGGTGCGTGCAGGTAATCTGGGCGTTAAATCGGGCGAAGGCTTCTTTAAGTACGACAAGGATGGTGACCGGATATGA
- the asnS gene encoding asparagine--tRNA ligase has product MTNKSTIALVGRHVGETVTIGAWVNNKRSSGKIQFLQLRDGTGYIQGVIVKSEVSEDIWNDAKSLTQESSLYVTGVVREEPRSQSGFELTVTGIEIIHLTENYPITPKEHGVDFLMDHRHLWLRSAKQRAVLIVRAEIIRAVQEFFNGNGFTKVDPPILTPSSAEGTTELFHIKYFDEDAYLTQSGQLYMEAAAMALGKVYSFGPTFRAEKSKTRRHLIEFWMIEPEMAFVDHEESLRVQEQFVSHIVQSVLKNCAKELETIGRDVSKLEQIQGEFPRITYDEAIAFLQGEGFDIPWGEDFGAPHETAIAERYNKPVFITHWPTHIKAFYMKPDPTRPEVVLCADMIAPEGYGEIIGGSQRIDDPSLMEERFDEHNLAREAYQWYMDLRTYGTVPHSGFGLGLERTVAWICGLDHVRETIPFPRMLYRLYP; this is encoded by the coding sequence ATGACGAATAAAAGTACGATTGCCCTAGTGGGGCGCCATGTAGGGGAAACGGTTACAATTGGCGCTTGGGTAAATAATAAACGATCTAGTGGTAAAATCCAGTTCCTTCAACTGCGTGATGGTACTGGATATATTCAAGGGGTTATCGTGAAAAGCGAGGTGTCCGAGGACATTTGGAATGATGCCAAATCTTTGACACAGGAAAGCTCTTTGTATGTTACTGGCGTTGTACGCGAAGAACCGCGTAGCCAATCCGGTTTTGAACTGACGGTAACGGGTATTGAAATTATTCATTTGACAGAAAACTATCCGATCACGCCAAAAGAACACGGTGTAGATTTCCTGATGGATCACCGTCACCTGTGGTTGCGTTCCGCCAAGCAACGCGCGGTTCTAATCGTACGTGCGGAAATTATCCGTGCGGTACAGGAATTTTTTAACGGTAATGGCTTTACAAAGGTGGACCCGCCGATTTTGACTCCTTCTTCCGCAGAAGGCACAACAGAGCTGTTCCATATCAAATATTTTGACGAGGATGCTTATCTGACGCAAAGCGGCCAGTTGTATATGGAAGCGGCAGCGATGGCGCTTGGCAAAGTATACTCGTTTGGTCCAACCTTCCGTGCGGAAAAGTCCAAAACACGTCGTCACCTGATTGAGTTCTGGATGATCGAGCCGGAGATGGCTTTTGTGGATCACGAGGAGTCTTTGCGCGTACAGGAGCAATTTGTGAGTCATATTGTACAATCAGTGCTGAAAAATTGTGCAAAAGAGCTTGAAACGATCGGACGCGATGTCTCAAAGCTGGAGCAAATTCAGGGAGAATTCCCGCGCATTACGTATGATGAGGCGATTGCTTTCCTTCAAGGAGAAGGATTCGATATTCCTTGGGGCGAGGACTTTGGCGCCCCGCATGAAACGGCTATTGCTGAGAGATATAACAAGCCAGTGTTCATTACACATTGGCCGACTCACATTAAGGCATTTTATATGAAGCCTGATCCAACTCGTCCAGAGGTTGTCCTGTGCGCCGATATGATCGCTCCTGAAGGCTACGGTGAAATTATTGGGGGTTCCCAACGGATAGATGATCCGTCCTTGATGGAAGAACGTTTTGACGAGCATAACCTGGCGCGTGAAGCTTACCAATGGTATATGGATCTGCGCACCTACGGTACCGTTCCGCATTCCGGCTTTGGACTGGGACTGGAGCGTACGGTAGCATGGATTTGTGGGCTCGATCATGTACGTGAAACGATTCCGTTCCCACGTATGCTGTATCGTCTGTATCCGTAA
- a CDS encoding RNA polymerase sigma factor, with protein MSFFKYFFRKICRGRKFSGVYSIGKGESVIDIERIIERIRSGDRQAFREMVELYSKHVYHVAYSVLHDSKEAEDAAQEAFVQVYKSLPQYRNEGFKTWLTRIALHKALDIKRKQDRRPAELIDVTETLVQLPSRDEDVLVRLIREERNVELSQKIAQLPQQHRDIIKAYYMQGKTYDQIAEETQVALKTVESRLYRARQWIRNHWKEEEWQ; from the coding sequence GTGTCCTTTTTTAAATATTTTTTTCGAAAAATATGCAGGGGGAGGAAATTCTCCGGCGTCTATAGTATTGGGAAGGGGGAGAGCGTCATTGATATAGAGAGAATCATTGAACGAATACGGTCTGGTGACCGGCAGGCGTTCCGTGAGATGGTAGAGCTGTACAGCAAGCATGTGTATCATGTGGCCTATTCGGTGCTGCATGATAGCAAAGAAGCGGAAGATGCTGCTCAGGAAGCGTTCGTTCAGGTGTATAAATCTCTCCCCCAGTACCGGAACGAAGGTTTTAAAACGTGGCTGACCCGAATTGCGCTCCACAAGGCGCTGGATATCAAGCGCAAACAGGACAGACGGCCTGCAGAGCTTATAGATGTGACAGAAACCCTCGTACAGCTCCCTTCCCGGGATGAGGATGTACTGGTCCGTCTGATCCGCGAGGAGCGAAATGTGGAATTATCGCAAAAAATCGCCCAGCTGCCCCAGCAGCATCGGGATATTATCAAAGCCTATTATATGCAGGGCAAAACCTACGATCAAATTGCAGAAGAGACGCAGGTAGCCTTGAAAACAGTAGAGTCCAGACTCTATCGGGCACGGCAGTGGATTCGAAATCACTGGAAGGAGGAGGAATGGCAATGA
- a CDS encoding acetate kinase: MKILVINAGSSSLKYQLYDMTDESVLAKGLVERIGMDSSILTHKPTNKEEYTEVSEILEHTTAIRKVLNALTDAEHGVISSTSEIQAVGHRVVHGGEIFKQSAVVTPEAKSEIRRLFDLAPLHNPASMMGIKAAELNMPDVPQVVVFDTSFHQTMPEKAYMYAIPRVLYNKYKVRRYGAHGTSHDYVSKEAAKFIGRPLEELKIITCHIGNGGSVTAVQGGLSVDTSMGMTPLEGLMMGTRSGDLDPAIVPYVMNKEELTVNEVNSMLNKHSGLLAISGISSDMREITEGMEKGEANSTLAFEMYEYRLRKYIGSYAAAMNGVDVIVFTAGVGENSVVLRKRVLEQLTFLGIELDESLNAIRSGEPRRITTANSKVDVLIVPTNEELVIARDTFRLVQ; this comes from the coding sequence ATGAAAATTCTCGTAATTAACGCAGGGAGTTCTTCCCTGAAATACCAGCTATATGATATGACGGACGAGTCTGTTCTGGCAAAAGGATTGGTAGAGCGCATCGGTATGGATTCTTCCATCCTGACGCATAAGCCGACCAATAAAGAAGAATACACTGAGGTTAGCGAAATTCTGGAGCATACTACAGCGATCCGTAAAGTGCTGAATGCACTCACAGATGCGGAACATGGTGTCATCTCCAGCACTAGCGAAATTCAGGCTGTGGGCCACCGCGTTGTTCATGGAGGCGAAATCTTCAAGCAGTCAGCAGTTGTAACGCCTGAAGCGAAGAGTGAAATCCGCCGCTTGTTCGACCTTGCGCCATTGCATAACCCGGCTTCCATGATGGGTATTAAAGCGGCTGAATTGAATATGCCTGATGTACCGCAGGTTGTTGTATTTGATACCTCGTTCCATCAAACCATGCCTGAAAAAGCTTACATGTACGCCATTCCAAGAGTGTTGTACAATAAGTACAAGGTTCGTCGCTACGGCGCGCATGGTACTTCCCATGATTATGTAAGCAAGGAAGCTGCCAAATTCATTGGTCGTCCTTTGGAAGAGTTGAAAATCATCACTTGCCACATTGGTAACGGCGGCAGTGTAACAGCAGTTCAAGGCGGCTTGTCTGTAGATACTTCCATGGGTATGACTCCACTGGAAGGACTTATGATGGGGACACGTAGTGGTGATTTGGACCCGGCAATCGTGCCTTATGTGATGAATAAAGAAGAATTGACGGTCAATGAAGTCAATTCCATGCTGAACAAGCATAGTGGACTTTTGGCTATCTCCGGTATCAGCAGTGATATGCGTGAAATCACAGAAGGTATGGAAAAAGGCGAAGCTAATTCTACATTGGCATTTGAAATGTATGAGTACCGTCTGCGCAAATATATTGGTTCGTATGCCGCGGCAATGAACGGGGTGGACGTGATCGTATTCACGGCAGGTGTAGGCGAAAACTCCGTCGTACTGCGTAAGAGAGTGCTGGAGCAACTGACATTCCTCGGTATTGAGCTGGATGAATCGTTGAACGCTATTCGTTCTGGCGAGCCTCGCCGGATTACAACAGCAAATTCGAAGGTTGATGTATTGATCGTTCCGACGAACGAAGAGCTGGTTATTGCCCGCGACACGTTCCGCCTGGTTCAGTAG
- a CDS encoding multi-tm2 domain protein: protein MPYTERSKLLAFLLNMIPGVGHYYWTRKANAFVYTILFFGCLAGGFFLAAVSSDEMPLLASMFVAALFWGLSMLHIIISLLRYDPRAVAAPYPPHAGPNPYGFYPQGAPYGDGGLAGEASKGARNGDTDIPGVRVDFDAGYHQFAQGHYGLAGSPAFQKGSDNERFFTILLSFIPGLGHLHLGLMQRGLSFLLSFFGFGAILVFISIITNESGFMAFAGVLPIIWLYCMFDAVQHVHRKQAGEILQDRTLFEELEHGRVEGRRSKMLATILSVFPGAGHMYIGLQKRGLQLMLLFLGGIYVLDVLQLSLFLFLIPVVWFYSFFDALQQISRYGREPLIDKPVIGMLAQYHRWVGLGLLLLGAYYIVINVLVPTLDRLFPNGDIYNLVDMYLRTIIVSLLLIGGGIWMMIGNSKSKRIKEKQ, encoded by the coding sequence GTGCCTTATACGGAACGAAGCAAGCTCCTAGCATTTCTGTTAAACATGATTCCCGGTGTGGGACACTATTACTGGACCAGAAAAGCCAATGCGTTTGTATATACCATTTTGTTTTTCGGATGTCTGGCTGGAGGATTTTTTCTAGCGGCGGTTTCAAGTGACGAAATGCCTTTATTGGCCAGTATGTTTGTTGCCGCTCTTTTTTGGGGGCTCAGTATGCTGCATATCATTATTAGCTTGTTGCGTTATGACCCTCGTGCAGTCGCTGCTCCATATCCCCCTCATGCGGGCCCGAATCCATATGGTTTTTACCCCCAAGGTGCGCCATATGGAGATGGTGGCTTGGCGGGCGAGGCTTCGAAGGGAGCGCGAAACGGGGATACGGATATACCAGGAGTAAGAGTGGATTTTGATGCAGGCTATCATCAATTTGCGCAGGGACACTATGGATTGGCAGGTTCGCCTGCTTTTCAAAAAGGCTCGGATAATGAACGCTTTTTCACCATATTGCTGTCGTTCATCCCTGGACTGGGACACCTTCATTTAGGGCTGATGCAGCGAGGTTTGTCTTTCCTGCTGTCCTTCTTTGGCTTTGGAGCTATTCTGGTTTTTATTTCCATTATTACAAATGAATCCGGATTTATGGCGTTTGCGGGCGTGCTGCCGATCATTTGGCTGTATTGCATGTTTGATGCGGTGCAGCATGTACACCGTAAACAAGCGGGAGAAATTCTTCAGGATCGGACCTTGTTTGAAGAACTGGAGCATGGAAGAGTCGAGGGGCGGCGTAGCAAAATGCTGGCTACCATTCTATCGGTATTTCCCGGGGCGGGACATATGTATATTGGTCTGCAAAAACGGGGTCTTCAGCTCATGCTTCTGTTCTTAGGCGGTATTTATGTGCTGGATGTGCTGCAATTGTCTCTCTTTTTGTTCCTGATTCCGGTGGTCTGGTTCTATAGCTTTTTTGATGCGTTGCAGCAGATAAGCCGCTATGGTCGGGAACCGTTGATTGACAAGCCTGTGATTGGTATGCTTGCTCAATATCATCGCTGGGTAGGCTTGGGACTATTATTGTTGGGTGCCTACTACATCGTGATCAACGTACTTGTTCCTACTTTGGATCGTTTGTTTCCAAACGGGGATATTTACAATTTGGTTGATATGTATCTACGGACGATTATCGTATCCTTATTGTTGATTGGCGGTGGTATTTGGATGATGATCGGTAATTCCAAATCTAAACGGATAAAGGAGAAACAATAG
- a CDS encoding DnaD domain-containing protein, protein MTGSFDKTSAAEWAEGVAFAMEAGMVQIPYALLKHYRTLRLTDGEMLLLMQLLAFKQAERNEFPTWEQLQARIGCTANEIGLYFSKLMKEGFLRIDTVEDRNSSVQFERYNLTGLYRKLAECMIPERTEQSDDDILFAGKPDVLNGILESPPSEERNLFTIFEKEFGRPLSPMEYETITSWVDQDRYLEELILLALKEAVFAGKVHFRYIDRILLEWSRNRVRNAQDAKEYAQRFRGGGRS, encoded by the coding sequence ATGACCGGATCATTCGACAAGACATCAGCGGCAGAGTGGGCGGAGGGAGTAGCCTTTGCAATGGAAGCCGGAATGGTCCAGATTCCCTACGCCCTGCTCAAGCATTACCGGACACTTCGACTGACGGATGGAGAGATGCTTCTGCTTATGCAGTTGCTTGCTTTTAAACAAGCCGAACGTAATGAATTTCCAACCTGGGAGCAATTGCAGGCCCGTATCGGATGTACAGCGAACGAAATCGGGCTCTATTTCAGCAAGCTGATGAAGGAGGGTTTTCTGCGGATTGATACTGTGGAAGACCGCAACTCGTCCGTACAATTTGAACGCTACAATCTAACGGGGCTGTACCGTAAGCTGGCGGAATGTATGATACCCGAGCGGACGGAGCAGAGCGATGATGATATTTTGTTTGCCGGAAAACCGGATGTGCTGAATGGGATATTGGAGTCTCCGCCTTCGGAGGAACGGAATTTGTTCACGATTTTCGAGAAGGAATTTGGCCGACCGTTGTCACCAATGGAATACGAGACGATCACCAGTTGGGTGGATCAGGATCGTTATCTTGAGGAGCTGATTTTGCTGGCTTTGAAGGAAGCAGTGTTTGCAGGGAAGGTACATTTCCGGTATATTGACCGCATTTTGCTGGAATGGAGCCGAAACCGTGTCCGTAATGCGCAGGATGCGAAGGAATACGCTCAGCGTTTTCGTGGCGGCGGACGCAGCTAA